A part of Andrena cerasifolii isolate SP2316 chromosome 10, iyAndCera1_principal, whole genome shotgun sequence genomic DNA contains:
- the Drpr gene encoding multiple EGF like domains draper isoform X2, which translates to MALSIWLLAALAVLGTADALVGPNVCTRQETYTVTVKISEQKPYTVRENTWCFSFPPRCSKYRVVFKTIYKEQELAKQRPVEECCKGYTETTAGDRCIPICSTDCVHGTCIAPDVCKCESGYGGPLCNFKCPAGKWGKSCEKDCMCQNGATCDPFDGKCICTRGWTSDHCDQKCPADRYGQECSEECRCRNGGSCHHISGECHCAPGYTGPLCNDLCPPGKHGDECKSECKCQNGGSCNPTTGECYCTPGWTGSVCANRCPDGFWGRNCSQICDCYNKAGCHHITGRCECNPGFYDEKCLKICPEGTFGLNCTGNCTCEYSATCSPVDGSCKCNPGWTGEKCNKRVCEDGFWGPDCGKVCECDKNNTELCHSWTGKCLCKAGWDGDTCGRPCPFYTYGKGCQNHCNCKNNAQCSPVNGTCICAAGYRGWVGVSCDRPCDDKSFGKDCEGKCKCFNNAACNPQNGTCTCAAGFTGELCKDRCEIGYFGLGCTQVCDCQQENSLDCDPATGRCICKPEWRGIRCETKCPEGLYGADCHSHCECMNNSSCDPETGTCICARGWEGPDCSQPCKKGFYGVRCKEKCPEKMQENMTCDHVTGQYVCRPGYLGLTCEHPCPPDWYGLNCANHCRCKNGGECHHVTGVCQCRPGWQGKYCQTPCPEGMYGTNCTQHCTCQHGGKCRSNDGHCRCAPGWIGTKCADVCPEGYYGDHCMEPCDCKNDFYKCHPAEGCICRQGYRGPNCEEELLSRNIQEKEEAGYGSIVAGFLFAAIVVIAMTLAGWIYHRRRVADLKNEIAQVQYIAEPQSPPEQTQFDNPVYAYQGSSKFDDGTTTLLNNFQFRNNLGTSKKINNETAKLGLHNCMDDEDDCKGACNRYDLKNRDADMGNPNLNVYHSIDEMDGKKVEHVYDEIKQNNDESEYDQLDNPRPVSSYNQYHRMPNGFCSKPSDSAGPSSIKDKDPELGET; encoded by the exons ATGGCTCTCTCGATCTGGCTGTTAGCTGCCCTCGCGGTTCTGGGAACCGCTGACGCTCTCGTGGGGCCGAATGTATGCACGCGACAAGAAAC ATACACGGTAACGGTGAAGATATCGGAGCAGAAACCCTATACGGTACGGGAGAACACTTGGTGCTTCAGCTTTCCGCCAAGGTGCTCCAAATACAGAGTCGTATTCAAGACGATATACAAGGAGCAG GAGTTGGCGAAGCAGAGACCCGTGGAAGAGTGTTGCAAAGGCTACACAGAGACCACTGCCGGCGATCGTTGCATTCCTATCTGCTCCACGGACTGCGTCCATGGCACTTGCATTGCACCAGACGTTTGCAAATGCGAGTCGGGATACGGAGGACCGTTATGCAATTTCA AGTGTCCAGCAGGAAAGTGGGGCAAGTCCTGCGAGAAGGACTGCATGTGCCAGAATGGGGCGACCTGCGACCCGTTCGATGGTAAATGTATATGCACCAGAGGCTGGACCAGCGATCACTGCGACCAGAAGTGTCCCGCGGACCGCTACGGACAAGAGTGCAGCGAGGAGTGTCGCTGCAGAAACGGTGGCAGTTGCCATCACATCTCTGGCGAGTGTCACTGCGCACCTGGCTATACAGGGCCTCT TTGCAATGATCTGTGCCCACCTGGAAAACATGGGGATGAATGCAAGTCGGAGTGCAAGTGTCAGAATGGTGGCTCCTGTAATCCTACCACTGGTGAATGCTATTGTACTCCAGGATGGact GGTTCAGTGTGCGCGAATCGCTGTCCAGATGGCTTCTGGGGCAGGAATTGCTCTCAGATTTGCGACTGCTACAACAAAGCTGGATGCCATCACATCACAGGGCGGTGTGAATGCAATCCTGGTTTCTACGATGAAAAG TGCTTGAAGATATGTCCCGAAGGGACCTTTGGCTTGAATTGTACCGGCAATTGTACCTGCGAATACAGCGCCACGTGTTCTCCGGTTGACGGCTCTTGTAAATGCAACCCCGGCTGGACCGGCGAGAAGTGCAATAAACGCGTCTGCGAGGACGGATTCTGGGGACCCGATTGCGGAAAG GTGTGCGAGTGCGACAAGAACAACACAGAACTCTGCCATTCTTGGACGGGGAAGTGTCTTTGCAAGGCTGGATGGGACGGCGACACCTGCGGCAGGCCTTGTCCATTTTACACCTACGGCAAGGGctgccagaatcactgcaactGCAAGAATAACGCGCAATGCTCGCCTGTAAACGGGACCTGTATCTGCGCTGCAGGATACAGAG GATGGGTTGGTGTTTCGTGTGATCGTCCCTGCGACGACAAATCATTCGGCAAGGACTGCGAGGGCAAGTGCAAATGCTTTAACAATGCCGCCTGCAATCCGCAAAACG GCACATGCACGTGTGCAGCTGGCTTCACTGGCGAACTTTGCAAAGACCGTTGCGAGATAGGATATTTCGGGCTCGGATGTACTCAGGTCTGTGATTGCCAGCAAGAGAACAGTTTAGATTGCGATCCTGCCACGGGCCGTTGCATCTGCAAGCCAGAATGGCGAG GAATCCGTTGCGAGACAAAGTGCCCCGAGGGTCTTTATGGCGCTGACTGCCATTCACACTGTGAATGCATGAATAATAGTTCGTGCGATCCAGAAACAGGCACTTGCATTTGTGCCAGAGGCTGGGAAGGACCGGATTGTTCTCAGCCTTGTAAGAAAGGCTTTTACGGTGTGCGCTGCAAAGAAAAGTGTCCAGAGAAAATGCAGG AAAACATGACCTGCGACCACGTCACTGGCCAATATGTGTGTCGCCCTGGATACTTGGGTCTAACTTGTGAGCATCCTTGTCCACCTGATTGGTATGGACTGAATTGTGCTAATCATTGTCGATGCAAGAATGGAGGAGAGTGTCACCACGTAACAG GTGTGTGTCAGTGTCGACCAGGTTGGCAAGGTAAATATTGTCAAACACCCTGTCCAGAAGGAATGTACGGCACGAATTGCACTCAACACTGTACTTGCCAACATGGAGGTAAATGCAGGTCTAACGATGGTCACTGTCGTTGCGCACCTGGATGGATTGGCACCAAATGTGCAGACG TTTGCCCAGAGGGATATTACGGTGATCATTGTATGGAACCCTGCGATTGCAAAAATGACTTCTACAAGTGTCATCCTGCTGAAGGATGCATTTGCAGACAAGGATATAGAG GCCCGAATTGCGAGGAAGAATTATTATCGCGTAACATTCAAGAGAAAGAAGAAGCTGGATATGGCAGTATAGTCGCGGGATTTTTATTCGCTGCTATCGTGGTTATTGCTATGACTTTAGCCGGTTGGATATACCATCGGCGCAGAGTGGCAGACCTGAAGAACGAAATAGCGCAAGTGCAGTATATCGCAGAACCTCAATCTCCTCCTG AACAAACTCAGTTCGACAATCCCGTGTACGCGTATCAGGGTTCCTCGAAATTCGACGATGGAACGACCACTTTATTAAACAACTTCCAATTCAGGAACAACCTTGGAACAAGCAAGAAGATAAATAATGAAACGGCCAAACTAGGATTACACAACTGCATGGATGATGAAGACGATTGCAAGG GAGCGTGTAATCGATACGATCTCAAAAACAGAGACGCGGACATGGGAAATCCGAACCTTAATGTGTATCATAGCATCGATGAAATGGATGGGAAGAAGGTCGAGCACGTTTACGATGAGATAAAGCAGAACAATGACGAATCGGAATATGATCAGTTGGATAATCCGAGACCAGTTAGCAGTTACAATCAGTACCACCGAATGCCCAATGGTTTCTGTTCGAAGCCCTCGGACAGTGCAGGACCCAGCAGCATAAAGGACAAGGATCCTGAACTTGGTGAAACTTGA
- the Drpr gene encoding multiple EGF like domains draper isoform X4, translated as MALSIWLLAALAVLGTADALVGPNVCTRQETYTVTVKISEQKPYTVRENTWCFSFPPRCSKYRVVFKTIYKEQELAKQRPVEECCKGYTETTAGDRCIPICSTDCVHGTCIAPDVCKCESGYGGPLCNFKCPAGKWGKSCEKDCMCQNGATCDPFDGKCICTRGWTSDHCDQKCPADRYGQECSEECRCRNGGSCHHISGECHCAPGYTGPLCNDLCPPGKHGDECKSECKCQNGGSCNPTTGECYCTPGWTGSVCANRCPDGFWGRNCSQICDCYNKAGCHHITGRCECNPGFYDEKCLKICPEGTFGLNCTGNCTCEYSATCSPVDGSCKCNPGWTGEKCNKRVCEDGFWGPDCGKVCECDKNNTELCHSWTGKCLCKAGWDGDTCGRPCPFYTYGKGCQNHCNCKNNAQCSPVNGTCICAAGYRENMTCDHVTGQYVCRPGYLGLTCEHPCPPDWYGLNCANHCRCKNGGECHHVTGVCQCRPGWQGKYCQTPCPEGMYGTNCTQHCTCQHGGKCRSNDGHCRCAPGWIGTKCADVCPEGYYGDHCMEPCDCKNDFYKCHPAEGCICRQGYRGPNCEEELLSRNIQEKEEAGYGSIVAGFLFAAIVVIAMTLAGWIYHRRRVADLKNEIAQVQYIAEPQSPPEQTQFDNPVYAYQGSSKFDDGTTTLLNNFQFRNNLGTSKKINNETAKLGLHNCMDDEDDCKGACNRYDLKNRDADMGNPNLNVYHSIDEMDGKKVEHVYDEIKQNNDESEYDQLDNPRPVSSYNQYHRMPNGFCSKPSDSAGPSSIKDKDPELGET; from the exons ATGGCTCTCTCGATCTGGCTGTTAGCTGCCCTCGCGGTTCTGGGAACCGCTGACGCTCTCGTGGGGCCGAATGTATGCACGCGACAAGAAAC ATACACGGTAACGGTGAAGATATCGGAGCAGAAACCCTATACGGTACGGGAGAACACTTGGTGCTTCAGCTTTCCGCCAAGGTGCTCCAAATACAGAGTCGTATTCAAGACGATATACAAGGAGCAG GAGTTGGCGAAGCAGAGACCCGTGGAAGAGTGTTGCAAAGGCTACACAGAGACCACTGCCGGCGATCGTTGCATTCCTATCTGCTCCACGGACTGCGTCCATGGCACTTGCATTGCACCAGACGTTTGCAAATGCGAGTCGGGATACGGAGGACCGTTATGCAATTTCA AGTGTCCAGCAGGAAAGTGGGGCAAGTCCTGCGAGAAGGACTGCATGTGCCAGAATGGGGCGACCTGCGACCCGTTCGATGGTAAATGTATATGCACCAGAGGCTGGACCAGCGATCACTGCGACCAGAAGTGTCCCGCGGACCGCTACGGACAAGAGTGCAGCGAGGAGTGTCGCTGCAGAAACGGTGGCAGTTGCCATCACATCTCTGGCGAGTGTCACTGCGCACCTGGCTATACAGGGCCTCT TTGCAATGATCTGTGCCCACCTGGAAAACATGGGGATGAATGCAAGTCGGAGTGCAAGTGTCAGAATGGTGGCTCCTGTAATCCTACCACTGGTGAATGCTATTGTACTCCAGGATGGact GGTTCAGTGTGCGCGAATCGCTGTCCAGATGGCTTCTGGGGCAGGAATTGCTCTCAGATTTGCGACTGCTACAACAAAGCTGGATGCCATCACATCACAGGGCGGTGTGAATGCAATCCTGGTTTCTACGATGAAAAG TGCTTGAAGATATGTCCCGAAGGGACCTTTGGCTTGAATTGTACCGGCAATTGTACCTGCGAATACAGCGCCACGTGTTCTCCGGTTGACGGCTCTTGTAAATGCAACCCCGGCTGGACCGGCGAGAAGTGCAATAAACGCGTCTGCGAGGACGGATTCTGGGGACCCGATTGCGGAAAG GTGTGCGAGTGCGACAAGAACAACACAGAACTCTGCCATTCTTGGACGGGGAAGTGTCTTTGCAAGGCTGGATGGGACGGCGACACCTGCGGCAGGCCTTGTCCATTTTACACCTACGGCAAGGGctgccagaatcactgcaactGCAAGAATAACGCGCAATGCTCGCCTGTAAACGGGACCTGTATCTGCGCTGCAGGATACAGAG AAAACATGACCTGCGACCACGTCACTGGCCAATATGTGTGTCGCCCTGGATACTTGGGTCTAACTTGTGAGCATCCTTGTCCACCTGATTGGTATGGACTGAATTGTGCTAATCATTGTCGATGCAAGAATGGAGGAGAGTGTCACCACGTAACAG GTGTGTGTCAGTGTCGACCAGGTTGGCAAGGTAAATATTGTCAAACACCCTGTCCAGAAGGAATGTACGGCACGAATTGCACTCAACACTGTACTTGCCAACATGGAGGTAAATGCAGGTCTAACGATGGTCACTGTCGTTGCGCACCTGGATGGATTGGCACCAAATGTGCAGACG TTTGCCCAGAGGGATATTACGGTGATCATTGTATGGAACCCTGCGATTGCAAAAATGACTTCTACAAGTGTCATCCTGCTGAAGGATGCATTTGCAGACAAGGATATAGAG GCCCGAATTGCGAGGAAGAATTATTATCGCGTAACATTCAAGAGAAAGAAGAAGCTGGATATGGCAGTATAGTCGCGGGATTTTTATTCGCTGCTATCGTGGTTATTGCTATGACTTTAGCCGGTTGGATATACCATCGGCGCAGAGTGGCAGACCTGAAGAACGAAATAGCGCAAGTGCAGTATATCGCAGAACCTCAATCTCCTCCTG AACAAACTCAGTTCGACAATCCCGTGTACGCGTATCAGGGTTCCTCGAAATTCGACGATGGAACGACCACTTTATTAAACAACTTCCAATTCAGGAACAACCTTGGAACAAGCAAGAAGATAAATAATGAAACGGCCAAACTAGGATTACACAACTGCATGGATGATGAAGACGATTGCAAGG GAGCGTGTAATCGATACGATCTCAAAAACAGAGACGCGGACATGGGAAATCCGAACCTTAATGTGTATCATAGCATCGATGAAATGGATGGGAAGAAGGTCGAGCACGTTTACGATGAGATAAAGCAGAACAATGACGAATCGGAATATGATCAGTTGGATAATCCGAGACCAGTTAGCAGTTACAATCAGTACCACCGAATGCCCAATGGTTTCTGTTCGAAGCCCTCGGACAGTGCAGGACCCAGCAGCATAAAGGACAAGGATCCTGAACTTGGTGAAACTTGA
- the Drpr gene encoding multiple EGF like domains draper isoform X1: protein MALSIWLLAALAVLGTADALVGPNVCTRQETYTVTVKISEQKPYTVRENTWCFSFPPRCSKYRVVFKTIYKEQELAKQRPVEECCKGYTETTAGDRCIPICSTDCVHGTCIAPDVCKCESGYGGPLCNFKCPAGKWGKSCEKDCMCQNGATCDPFDGKCICTRGWTSDHCDQKCPADRYGQECSEECRCRNGGSCHHISGECHCAPGYTGPLCNDLCPPGKHGDECKSECKCQNGGSCNPTTGECYCTPGWTGSVCANRCPDGFWGRNCSQICDCYNKAGCHHITGRCECNPGFYDEKCLKICPEGTFGLNCTGNCTCEYSATCSPVDGSCKCNPGWTGEKCNKRVCEDGFWGPDCGKVCECDKNNTELCHSWTGKCLCKAGWDGDTCGRPCPFYTYGKGCQNHCNCKNNAQCSPVNGTCICAAGYRGENCSDICPVNTYGEDCEQKCACKNGATCSPENGRCNCTAGWVGVSCDRPCDDKSFGKDCEGKCKCFNNAACNPQNGTCTCAAGFTGELCKDRCEIGYFGLGCTQVCDCQQENSLDCDPATGRCICKPEWRGIRCETKCPEGLYGADCHSHCECMNNSSCDPETGTCICARGWEGPDCSQPCKKGFYGVRCKEKCPEKMQENMTCDHVTGQYVCRPGYLGLTCEHPCPPDWYGLNCANHCRCKNGGECHHVTGVCQCRPGWQGKYCQTPCPEGMYGTNCTQHCTCQHGGKCRSNDGHCRCAPGWIGTKCADVCPEGYYGDHCMEPCDCKNDFYKCHPAEGCICRQGYRGPNCEEELLSRNIQEKEEAGYGSIVAGFLFAAIVVIAMTLAGWIYHRRRVADLKNEIAQVQYIAEPQSPPEQTQFDNPVYAYQGSSKFDDGTTTLLNNFQFRNNLGTSKKINNETAKLGLHNCMDDEDDCKGACNRYDLKNRDADMGNPNLNVYHSIDEMDGKKVEHVYDEIKQNNDESEYDQLDNPRPVSSYNQYHRMPNGFCSKPSDSAGPSSIKDKDPELGET from the exons ATGGCTCTCTCGATCTGGCTGTTAGCTGCCCTCGCGGTTCTGGGAACCGCTGACGCTCTCGTGGGGCCGAATGTATGCACGCGACAAGAAAC ATACACGGTAACGGTGAAGATATCGGAGCAGAAACCCTATACGGTACGGGAGAACACTTGGTGCTTCAGCTTTCCGCCAAGGTGCTCCAAATACAGAGTCGTATTCAAGACGATATACAAGGAGCAG GAGTTGGCGAAGCAGAGACCCGTGGAAGAGTGTTGCAAAGGCTACACAGAGACCACTGCCGGCGATCGTTGCATTCCTATCTGCTCCACGGACTGCGTCCATGGCACTTGCATTGCACCAGACGTTTGCAAATGCGAGTCGGGATACGGAGGACCGTTATGCAATTTCA AGTGTCCAGCAGGAAAGTGGGGCAAGTCCTGCGAGAAGGACTGCATGTGCCAGAATGGGGCGACCTGCGACCCGTTCGATGGTAAATGTATATGCACCAGAGGCTGGACCAGCGATCACTGCGACCAGAAGTGTCCCGCGGACCGCTACGGACAAGAGTGCAGCGAGGAGTGTCGCTGCAGAAACGGTGGCAGTTGCCATCACATCTCTGGCGAGTGTCACTGCGCACCTGGCTATACAGGGCCTCT TTGCAATGATCTGTGCCCACCTGGAAAACATGGGGATGAATGCAAGTCGGAGTGCAAGTGTCAGAATGGTGGCTCCTGTAATCCTACCACTGGTGAATGCTATTGTACTCCAGGATGGact GGTTCAGTGTGCGCGAATCGCTGTCCAGATGGCTTCTGGGGCAGGAATTGCTCTCAGATTTGCGACTGCTACAACAAAGCTGGATGCCATCACATCACAGGGCGGTGTGAATGCAATCCTGGTTTCTACGATGAAAAG TGCTTGAAGATATGTCCCGAAGGGACCTTTGGCTTGAATTGTACCGGCAATTGTACCTGCGAATACAGCGCCACGTGTTCTCCGGTTGACGGCTCTTGTAAATGCAACCCCGGCTGGACCGGCGAGAAGTGCAATAAACGCGTCTGCGAGGACGGATTCTGGGGACCCGATTGCGGAAAG GTGTGCGAGTGCGACAAGAACAACACAGAACTCTGCCATTCTTGGACGGGGAAGTGTCTTTGCAAGGCTGGATGGGACGGCGACACCTGCGGCAGGCCTTGTCCATTTTACACCTACGGCAAGGGctgccagaatcactgcaactGCAAGAATAACGCGCAATGCTCGCCTGTAAACGGGACCTGTATCTGCGCTGCAGGATACAGAGGTGAGAATTGTAGCGACATATGCCCCGTCAACACTTACGGCGAGGACTGCGAACAAAAGTGCGCCTGCAAGAACGGCGCTACTTGCTCGCCTGAGAACGGACGGTGCAACTGTACAGCAG GATGGGTTGGTGTTTCGTGTGATCGTCCCTGCGACGACAAATCATTCGGCAAGGACTGCGAGGGCAAGTGCAAATGCTTTAACAATGCCGCCTGCAATCCGCAAAACG GCACATGCACGTGTGCAGCTGGCTTCACTGGCGAACTTTGCAAAGACCGTTGCGAGATAGGATATTTCGGGCTCGGATGTACTCAGGTCTGTGATTGCCAGCAAGAGAACAGTTTAGATTGCGATCCTGCCACGGGCCGTTGCATCTGCAAGCCAGAATGGCGAG GAATCCGTTGCGAGACAAAGTGCCCCGAGGGTCTTTATGGCGCTGACTGCCATTCACACTGTGAATGCATGAATAATAGTTCGTGCGATCCAGAAACAGGCACTTGCATTTGTGCCAGAGGCTGGGAAGGACCGGATTGTTCTCAGCCTTGTAAGAAAGGCTTTTACGGTGTGCGCTGCAAAGAAAAGTGTCCAGAGAAAATGCAGG AAAACATGACCTGCGACCACGTCACTGGCCAATATGTGTGTCGCCCTGGATACTTGGGTCTAACTTGTGAGCATCCTTGTCCACCTGATTGGTATGGACTGAATTGTGCTAATCATTGTCGATGCAAGAATGGAGGAGAGTGTCACCACGTAACAG GTGTGTGTCAGTGTCGACCAGGTTGGCAAGGTAAATATTGTCAAACACCCTGTCCAGAAGGAATGTACGGCACGAATTGCACTCAACACTGTACTTGCCAACATGGAGGTAAATGCAGGTCTAACGATGGTCACTGTCGTTGCGCACCTGGATGGATTGGCACCAAATGTGCAGACG TTTGCCCAGAGGGATATTACGGTGATCATTGTATGGAACCCTGCGATTGCAAAAATGACTTCTACAAGTGTCATCCTGCTGAAGGATGCATTTGCAGACAAGGATATAGAG GCCCGAATTGCGAGGAAGAATTATTATCGCGTAACATTCAAGAGAAAGAAGAAGCTGGATATGGCAGTATAGTCGCGGGATTTTTATTCGCTGCTATCGTGGTTATTGCTATGACTTTAGCCGGTTGGATATACCATCGGCGCAGAGTGGCAGACCTGAAGAACGAAATAGCGCAAGTGCAGTATATCGCAGAACCTCAATCTCCTCCTG AACAAACTCAGTTCGACAATCCCGTGTACGCGTATCAGGGTTCCTCGAAATTCGACGATGGAACGACCACTTTATTAAACAACTTCCAATTCAGGAACAACCTTGGAACAAGCAAGAAGATAAATAATGAAACGGCCAAACTAGGATTACACAACTGCATGGATGATGAAGACGATTGCAAGG GAGCGTGTAATCGATACGATCTCAAAAACAGAGACGCGGACATGGGAAATCCGAACCTTAATGTGTATCATAGCATCGATGAAATGGATGGGAAGAAGGTCGAGCACGTTTACGATGAGATAAAGCAGAACAATGACGAATCGGAATATGATCAGTTGGATAATCCGAGACCAGTTAGCAGTTACAATCAGTACCACCGAATGCCCAATGGTTTCTGTTCGAAGCCCTCGGACAGTGCAGGACCCAGCAGCATAAAGGACAAGGATCCTGAACTTGGTGAAACTTGA
- the Drpr gene encoding multiple EGF like domains draper isoform X3, protein MALSIWLLAALAVLGTADALVGPNVCTRQETYTVTVKISEQKPYTVRENTWCFSFPPRCSKYRVVFKTIYKEQELAKQRPVEECCKGYTETTAGDRCIPICSTDCVHGTCIAPDVCKCESGYGGPLCNFKCPAGKWGKSCEKDCMCQNGATCDPFDGKCICTRGWTSDHCDQKCPADRYGQECSEECRCRNGGSCHHISGECHCAPGYTGPLCNDLCPPGKHGDECKSECKCQNGGSCNPTTGECYCTPGWTGSVCANRCPDGFWGRNCSQICDCYNKAGCHHITGRCECNPGFYDEKCLKICPEGTFGLNCTGNCTCEYSATCSPVDGSCKCNPGWTGEKCNKRVCEDGFWGPDCGKVCECDKNNTELCHSWTGKCLCKAGWDGDTCGRPCPFYTYGKGCQNHCNCKNNAQCSPVNGTCICAAGYRGENCSDICPVNTYGEDCEQKCACKNGATCSPENGRCNCTAENMTCDHVTGQYVCRPGYLGLTCEHPCPPDWYGLNCANHCRCKNGGECHHVTGVCQCRPGWQGKYCQTPCPEGMYGTNCTQHCTCQHGGKCRSNDGHCRCAPGWIGTKCADVCPEGYYGDHCMEPCDCKNDFYKCHPAEGCICRQGYRGPNCEEELLSRNIQEKEEAGYGSIVAGFLFAAIVVIAMTLAGWIYHRRRVADLKNEIAQVQYIAEPQSPPEQTQFDNPVYAYQGSSKFDDGTTTLLNNFQFRNNLGTSKKINNETAKLGLHNCMDDEDDCKGACNRYDLKNRDADMGNPNLNVYHSIDEMDGKKVEHVYDEIKQNNDESEYDQLDNPRPVSSYNQYHRMPNGFCSKPSDSAGPSSIKDKDPELGET, encoded by the exons ATGGCTCTCTCGATCTGGCTGTTAGCTGCCCTCGCGGTTCTGGGAACCGCTGACGCTCTCGTGGGGCCGAATGTATGCACGCGACAAGAAAC ATACACGGTAACGGTGAAGATATCGGAGCAGAAACCCTATACGGTACGGGAGAACACTTGGTGCTTCAGCTTTCCGCCAAGGTGCTCCAAATACAGAGTCGTATTCAAGACGATATACAAGGAGCAG GAGTTGGCGAAGCAGAGACCCGTGGAAGAGTGTTGCAAAGGCTACACAGAGACCACTGCCGGCGATCGTTGCATTCCTATCTGCTCCACGGACTGCGTCCATGGCACTTGCATTGCACCAGACGTTTGCAAATGCGAGTCGGGATACGGAGGACCGTTATGCAATTTCA AGTGTCCAGCAGGAAAGTGGGGCAAGTCCTGCGAGAAGGACTGCATGTGCCAGAATGGGGCGACCTGCGACCCGTTCGATGGTAAATGTATATGCACCAGAGGCTGGACCAGCGATCACTGCGACCAGAAGTGTCCCGCGGACCGCTACGGACAAGAGTGCAGCGAGGAGTGTCGCTGCAGAAACGGTGGCAGTTGCCATCACATCTCTGGCGAGTGTCACTGCGCACCTGGCTATACAGGGCCTCT TTGCAATGATCTGTGCCCACCTGGAAAACATGGGGATGAATGCAAGTCGGAGTGCAAGTGTCAGAATGGTGGCTCCTGTAATCCTACCACTGGTGAATGCTATTGTACTCCAGGATGGact GGTTCAGTGTGCGCGAATCGCTGTCCAGATGGCTTCTGGGGCAGGAATTGCTCTCAGATTTGCGACTGCTACAACAAAGCTGGATGCCATCACATCACAGGGCGGTGTGAATGCAATCCTGGTTTCTACGATGAAAAG TGCTTGAAGATATGTCCCGAAGGGACCTTTGGCTTGAATTGTACCGGCAATTGTACCTGCGAATACAGCGCCACGTGTTCTCCGGTTGACGGCTCTTGTAAATGCAACCCCGGCTGGACCGGCGAGAAGTGCAATAAACGCGTCTGCGAGGACGGATTCTGGGGACCCGATTGCGGAAAG GTGTGCGAGTGCGACAAGAACAACACAGAACTCTGCCATTCTTGGACGGGGAAGTGTCTTTGCAAGGCTGGATGGGACGGCGACACCTGCGGCAGGCCTTGTCCATTTTACACCTACGGCAAGGGctgccagaatcactgcaactGCAAGAATAACGCGCAATGCTCGCCTGTAAACGGGACCTGTATCTGCGCTGCAGGATACAGAGGTGAGAATTGTAGCGACATATGCCCCGTCAACACTTACGGCGAGGACTGCGAACAAAAGTGCGCCTGCAAGAACGGCGCTACTTGCTCGCCTGAGAACGGACGGTGCAACTGTACAGCAG AAAACATGACCTGCGACCACGTCACTGGCCAATATGTGTGTCGCCCTGGATACTTGGGTCTAACTTGTGAGCATCCTTGTCCACCTGATTGGTATGGACTGAATTGTGCTAATCATTGTCGATGCAAGAATGGAGGAGAGTGTCACCACGTAACAG GTGTGTGTCAGTGTCGACCAGGTTGGCAAGGTAAATATTGTCAAACACCCTGTCCAGAAGGAATGTACGGCACGAATTGCACTCAACACTGTACTTGCCAACATGGAGGTAAATGCAGGTCTAACGATGGTCACTGTCGTTGCGCACCTGGATGGATTGGCACCAAATGTGCAGACG TTTGCCCAGAGGGATATTACGGTGATCATTGTATGGAACCCTGCGATTGCAAAAATGACTTCTACAAGTGTCATCCTGCTGAAGGATGCATTTGCAGACAAGGATATAGAG GCCCGAATTGCGAGGAAGAATTATTATCGCGTAACATTCAAGAGAAAGAAGAAGCTGGATATGGCAGTATAGTCGCGGGATTTTTATTCGCTGCTATCGTGGTTATTGCTATGACTTTAGCCGGTTGGATATACCATCGGCGCAGAGTGGCAGACCTGAAGAACGAAATAGCGCAAGTGCAGTATATCGCAGAACCTCAATCTCCTCCTG AACAAACTCAGTTCGACAATCCCGTGTACGCGTATCAGGGTTCCTCGAAATTCGACGATGGAACGACCACTTTATTAAACAACTTCCAATTCAGGAACAACCTTGGAACAAGCAAGAAGATAAATAATGAAACGGCCAAACTAGGATTACACAACTGCATGGATGATGAAGACGATTGCAAGG GAGCGTGTAATCGATACGATCTCAAAAACAGAGACGCGGACATGGGAAATCCGAACCTTAATGTGTATCATAGCATCGATGAAATGGATGGGAAGAAGGTCGAGCACGTTTACGATGAGATAAAGCAGAACAATGACGAATCGGAATATGATCAGTTGGATAATCCGAGACCAGTTAGCAGTTACAATCAGTACCACCGAATGCCCAATGGTTTCTGTTCGAAGCCCTCGGACAGTGCAGGACCCAGCAGCATAAAGGACAAGGATCCTGAACTTGGTGAAACTTGA